A segment of the Asinibacterium sp. OR53 genome:
TGTTCCGAATGCTGTTTCATAATGTATAAATGAATTTCACAGTATCCAATTTGTATTCAAAACTGTACCAGTCGATGTTCATGCACTAGCTTCCTTTTTGCTGCATCTCTGCTGCCAGGTGAATGGCTTTGCGGATGCGCAGGTAGGTGCCGCACCGGCATATATTGCCCGCCATGGCATCGTCGATATCCTTGTCGGTAGGATGGGGATTTTCCCTGAGCAGCACCGCTGCCGACATCAACTGGCCTGAATGGCAATACCCGCATTGCGGCACATCAATTTCTGCCCAGGCCTGTTGCAATGGATGGTTATTGGTTTCCGATAAACCTTCGATGGTGATTATTTTTTGGCCTTCGGCCCGCTTAACTTTTGTAACACAGGAGCGAACGGCTTCTCCATTCAGGTGAACGGTGCAGGCACCGCACTGGGCTACGCCGCAGCCATATTTGGTGCCGGTAAGACCCAGCACATCCCTTATGACCCATAGTAATGGCATATCCGGATCTACATCTACCTCATAGTTGTGCCGGTTTACATTTAATGAAATCATATGTGATGAATATTACTGTAAGAGATGACTATAAAGATATTTTTTCTTTGCCACTCTTTTATTATAAATTTCAAAGAATTTATTGCGAAAATCAAGCACGATGCAGGTAAGTTCTTCCGCGTTTACAGACAGCAAAAGACATTATGGTATACTGGATGGATTAAGGGGTGTGGCAGCCGTAACGGTTGTCATTTTTCACATCCTGGAAACATTTACAGATGGAAATCACGCAAAACAACTGATCAATCATGGCTACATGGCGGTGGATTTTTTCTTTCTGTTGTCGGGCTTTGTTATCGGGTATGCTTACGACGACCGTTGGGGTAGAATGCGATTGGGTGCTTTTTTCAAGCGACGCCTGATCCGGCTGCATCCTATGATCATCGTTGGTATGTTGATAGGGGGTATTACTTTTTATTATCAAGCTTCTGCCATCTGGCCGCAGATCAGCAGCGTACCGGTTGGTAAATTGTTGCTGGTTATGTTCGTTGGGTTTACGCTATTGCCCGTTCCGCTCTCGCTTGACATCAGGGGCTGGCAGGAGATGCACCCGCTCGACGGACCCGCCTGGTCTTTGTTCTTTGAATATGTTGGCAATATCCTGTATGCCCTTTTTATTCGCAAATGTTCTAACCGGTTGCTTTCCGTGCTCGTGCTGATCGCCGGTGTGGCCCTTGTTCATCTTGCAGTAACCAGTCCTAATGGAGACCTAATTGGCGGATGGTCTGTTGAGCCGGCCCAGTTCCGGATCGGAATTACGCGTTTGCTGTATCCGTTTTTAGCTGGCCTTTTGCTGAACCGTGTGGCGAAACTTACGCATGTAAAAAACGCTTTTACCTGGTGCAGTTTGCTCCTGCTCGTTGTGCTGGCCGTACCAAGAGTGGGCGGGAGCAATCAGTTGTGGCAGAACGGACTGTACGATGCGCTTTGTGTAGTAATTGCTTTTCCGCTCATCGTTTACCTGGGTGCAAGCGGTGAGTTGAAAGAAGGGATTGCTGCAAAGGTCTGCAAGTTCTTCGGTGATATTTCTTATCCTTTATACATCATACACTACCCATTTATTTATATGTTCATGGCCTGGGTATCGAATCATAAATCGATATTGGCCGGCACATCCGGAGGCTCTTTTCAATTGGTGGCTGTAGCTGTTGGGGTGCTTGTTATAACAGTAGCGTTAGCCTATGCCTGCTTAAAATTGTACGATGAGCCGGTGAGGAAATGGTTGACAAAGCGTTTTATCACATCAAATAATAAGGCAGAGAAGGCTGCGCCGCAGTATGTTTAAATGTTAGTAAGATGATCAGGAAATAGCCCTTTTTGACTTATATTCCTGTTATAGAGTGTATTGGTATGGTTAACTGGTTTCCGATAACCTCTTTCTGAGATCCATTCTGGCATGCAAGATTCTGATGATCTCGATTTTGTACTTTGTCGAAGACCTGTAAAAAATAATATGCTGACCTGCTCTGCACCCAAATATATCTTTGCTTATTTCAGGATAGTGCTTCCCGGATATGGTTGAATCTGCCAAGTCCTGGCAATAATCTAATA
Coding sequences within it:
- a CDS encoding (2Fe-2S)-binding protein, coding for MISLNVNRHNYEVDVDPDMPLLWVIRDVLGLTGTKYGCGVAQCGACTVHLNGEAVRSCVTKVKRAEGQKIITIEGLSETNNHPLQQAWAEIDVPQCGYCHSGQLMSAAVLLRENPHPTDKDIDDAMAGNICRCGTYLRIRKAIHLAAEMQQKGS
- a CDS encoding acyltransferase, with protein sequence MQVSSSAFTDSKRHYGILDGLRGVAAVTVVIFHILETFTDGNHAKQLINHGYMAVDFFFLLSGFVIGYAYDDRWGRMRLGAFFKRRLIRLHPMIIVGMLIGGITFYYQASAIWPQISSVPVGKLLLVMFVGFTLLPVPLSLDIRGWQEMHPLDGPAWSLFFEYVGNILYALFIRKCSNRLLSVLVLIAGVALVHLAVTSPNGDLIGGWSVEPAQFRIGITRLLYPFLAGLLLNRVAKLTHVKNAFTWCSLLLLVVLAVPRVGGSNQLWQNGLYDALCVVIAFPLIVYLGASGELKEGIAAKVCKFFGDISYPLYIIHYPFIYMFMAWVSNHKSILAGTSGGSFQLVAVAVGVLVITVALAYACLKLYDEPVRKWLTKRFITSNNKAEKAAPQYV
- a CDS encoding type II toxin-antitoxin system RelE/ParE family toxin encodes the protein MANYILTNKAVEDLSKIWDYTFEVWSETQADRYYQMVLDYCQDLADSTISGKHYPEISKDIFGCRAGQHIIFYRSSTKYKIEIIRILHARMDLRKRLSETS